From a single Rutidosis leptorrhynchoides isolate AG116_Rl617_1_P2 chromosome 5, CSIRO_AGI_Rlap_v1, whole genome shotgun sequence genomic region:
- the LOC139849370 gene encoding uncharacterized protein encodes MTAPKTVKEVQSLTGKIVALTRFLSKAAERQLPFFHTLKGCLKQKNFVWTEEADKAFQEMKQFLATLPTLIAPVDGEILYLYISVANEAFGSVLVAERNKIQKPVYFISKALARSEINDAPIEKFIYALVLTSRRLCRYFQGHPIHVLTDLPVKNVLSTPAISRRLAKWAIDLGAFEISYLPRTSVKGQVLADYLAEMTGDLEVIHERTQLKPPQHEIWDLYTDGASCIEGAAARLVLSKLNGEEHTYALRFNFNVTNNEAEYEALLAGLNMVHKMNISQLRVYVDSQLEANQFNGSFEAHELSMQKYLKLVKDSVEKFEFFELSQVSRSQNKKADALNKLTALAFSHFQKQVWVEELPNKSIDGSLFVAAIEEVAPNWMDPIVNYLRNDALPEDKKEARLVRKRSPMYVIQNDVLYRKSYLDH; translated from the coding sequence ATGACCGCGCCTAAAACCGTTAAGGAAGTACAAAGTCTAACTGGAAAAATTGTGGCTTTAACCAGATTTCTTTCAAAGGCCGCGGAAAGACAGTTGCCTTTCTTTCACACTCTTAAAGGTTGTTTGAAGCAGAAGAACTTTGTATGGACTGAAGAAGCAGATAAGGCATTTCAAGAGATGAAGCAATTCCTTGCTACATTGCCTACATTGATCGCGCCTGTTGATGGCGAAATATTGTACCTTTATATATCGGTTGCGAATGAAGCATTTGGCTCAGTACTTGTTGCGGAAAGGAACAAGATCCAAAAGCCAGTTTATTTCATTAGCAAGGCGCTTGCGAGAAGTGAAATAAATGATGCGCCGATTGAAAAATTTATTTACGCGTTAGTTTTGACGTCAAGAAGGTTGTGCAGATACTTTCAAGGTCATCCAATACATGTCTTAACTGATTTGCCGGTTAAGAATGTTTTGAGCACACCTGCGATATCTAGAAGACTTGCCAAATGGGCGATTGATCTTGGAGCATTTGAAATATCGTATCTACCGCGTACATCTGTAAAAGGTCAAGTTTTGGCTGATTACCTTGCAGAAATGACGGGTGACTTGGAGGTTATCCATGAGAGAACACAATTAAAGCCACCTCAGCACGAAATCTGGGATTTATATACAGATGGTGCATCGTGTATTGAAGGAGCAGCCGCGAGATTAGTGTTGTCCAAACTAAATGGAGAAGAACATACATACGCGCTACGCTTTAACTTTAATGTAACAAACAATGAGGCTGAATACGAAGCGTTGCTTGCAGGATTAAATATGGTGCATAAGATGAATATTTCACAGTTGCGTGTATATGTTGATTCGCAACTGGAGGCAAACCAATTCAATGGCTCTTTTGAAGCCCATGAGTTGTCTATGCAGAAGTATTTAAAGCTTGTGAAGGATTCCGTGGAGAAATTTGAATTCTTTGAGTTATCACAAGTATCGAGAAGTCAAAATAAAAAGGCGGACGCGTTGAACAAACTCACTGCATTGGCATTTTCGCACTTTCAAAAGCAGGTCTGGGTAGAAGAACTTCCCAATAAATCCATAGATGGAAGTTTATTTGTTGCGGCTATCGAAGAGGTTGCACCAAATTGGATGGATCCTATTGTCAATTATCTGCGCAATGATGCATTGCCAGAAGATAAAAAGGAAGCTCGTTTGGTGCGCAAAAGATCACCTATGTATGTGATTCAAAATGATGTGTTATATCGCAAATCGTATTTGGACCATTAA